A genomic segment from Halobaculum sp. MBLA0147 encodes:
- a CDS encoding winged helix-turn-helix domain-containing protein has product MPITTDDVLATFTPGVPQMAGEIADELGVTHETVRKRLHELAENDRVVAHDHGRPTSYRIPLPGDPEAGDVPTQTPDGDEPDTPTAE; this is encoded by the coding sequence ATGCCCATCACCACTGACGATGTCCTCGCAACATTCACGCCTGGTGTCCCACAGATGGCCGGCGAAATCGCCGATGAACTTGGCGTGACTCACGAAACTGTCCGCAAGCGCCTCCACGAACTCGCTGAGAACGACCGCGTCGTCGCCCACGACCACGGCCGGCCAACATCCTACCGCATCCCGCTGCCGGGCGACCCCGAAGCCGGCGACGTCCCCACCCAGACCCCCGACGGCGACGAGCCTGACACCCCCACCGCTGAGTAA